Proteins encoded together in one Bradyrhizobium sp. CB82 window:
- a CDS encoding sugar ABC transporter permease yields the protein MVQLLQTSALPRRTTRLRGRMLPYLLSLPALLVCIAILVPFVTAAVYSLQRYRLNLPYLRGFIGVDNYIDFLSDPAFWNTLRISLVYTALTVVLELLLGLGIALLLRRPTRFHNAVSIVLLLPLMTAPAIAALMWKLMTNPGFGILSYLVSLFGVHDFKWASDPSSALFTVVLVDVWVYTPFIMILLLAGLRSLPRQPFEAAALDGVPASFVFFRITLPMLAPYIITASLFRLLDSIQQFDIIYAMTQGGPGDRLMVFQVQAYLEFFQYTNVGRSAALLMILWLITNILSNIFIKNWLRLRARAHGHA from the coding sequence ATGGTTCAACTCCTTCAGACCTCCGCGCTTCCGCGCCGCACCACGAGGCTGCGCGGGCGCATGTTGCCCTACCTGCTGAGCCTGCCGGCTCTGCTCGTCTGCATCGCCATCCTCGTGCCGTTCGTGACGGCCGCAGTCTATTCGCTCCAGCGTTACCGGCTGAACCTGCCATACTTGCGCGGCTTCATCGGGGTCGACAACTACATCGACTTCCTCTCCGATCCCGCATTCTGGAATACGCTGCGCATCTCGCTCGTCTATACCGCCTTGACCGTGGTGCTCGAGCTCCTGCTCGGCCTCGGCATCGCGTTGCTCCTGCGGCGGCCGACGCGCTTCCACAACGCGGTGTCGATCGTGCTCCTGCTGCCGCTGATGACGGCACCCGCGATCGCCGCGCTGATGTGGAAGCTGATGACCAATCCGGGCTTCGGTATCCTGTCCTATCTGGTAAGCCTGTTCGGCGTGCACGACTTCAAATGGGCGTCGGACCCGTCGAGCGCGCTGTTCACGGTCGTGCTGGTCGACGTCTGGGTCTACACGCCCTTCATCATGATCCTGTTGCTCGCCGGCCTGCGCTCGCTGCCGCGTCAACCGTTCGAGGCCGCGGCGCTCGACGGCGTTCCGGCAAGCTTCGTGTTCTTCCGCATCACGCTGCCGATGCTCGCGCCCTACATCATCACGGCCTCGCTGTTCCGCCTGCTCGACTCCATCCAGCAGTTCGACATCATCTATGCGATGACGCAAGGCGGGCCTGGCGACCGGCTGATGGTGTTCCAGGTCCAGGCCTATCTCGAATTCTTCCAGTACACCAATGTCGGACGCTCGGCAGCGCTGCTGATGATCCTCTGGCTGATCACCAACATCCTGTCGAACATCTTCATCAAGAACTGGCTGCGGCTGCGCGCGCGCGCCCATGGTCACGCGTAA
- a CDS encoding extracellular solute-binding protein — translation MYDREKNLFDSYAGKRISRRDLLDGAAKLGIAGVAANAAFASAMSRAMAADFNWKAYSGKSVKLLLNKHPYVDAMIGDLEAFKALTGMNVTYDIFPEDVYFDKVTAALSSKSDQYDAFMTGAYMTWTYGPAGWIEDLNTYIKDPAKTNPAFAWDDVLPGLRASTAWDGVAGSELGSGKAKQWCIPWGYELNNITYNRNIFDKVGVKPPKNLDEMLEVAAKITKDAGGPYGVGVRGSRSWATIHPGFLSAYSNFGQKDFVMEGGKLKAAMNTKASKDFHEKWVKMIQTSGPKNWSTYTWYQVGTDLGAGASGMIFDADILGYFMNGGDNKEKGNLGYAPFAANPAAKAPTPNVWIWSLAMSSFSKQKDAAWMFMQWAASVEHDLFGARKMDFVNPVRASVWKDSEFRDRIAKSYPGYLEQHDVSAPGAKIYFTAQPLFFDLTTEWAASLQKMVAKEITVDEGLDKLADSINRQLKQAGLG, via the coding sequence ATGTACGACCGCGAGAAGAATCTGTTCGATTCCTACGCCGGCAAACGCATCAGCCGGCGTGATCTACTGGACGGAGCCGCCAAGCTCGGCATCGCCGGCGTGGCGGCCAACGCAGCCTTCGCCTCCGCGATGTCGCGGGCGATGGCCGCGGACTTCAACTGGAAGGCCTATAGCGGCAAATCCGTCAAGCTGCTGCTGAACAAGCATCCCTACGTCGATGCCATGATCGGCGACCTCGAAGCGTTCAAGGCGCTGACGGGCATGAACGTCACCTATGACATCTTCCCGGAGGACGTCTATTTCGACAAGGTGACGGCGGCGCTATCCTCGAAGTCGGATCAGTACGACGCCTTCATGACCGGTGCCTACATGACCTGGACCTACGGTCCGGCCGGCTGGATCGAGGACCTCAACACCTACATCAAGGATCCCGCGAAGACCAACCCAGCCTTTGCCTGGGACGATGTGCTGCCGGGCCTGCGCGCCTCGACCGCTTGGGACGGTGTGGCTGGCTCCGAACTCGGTTCGGGCAAGGCCAAGCAGTGGTGCATCCCCTGGGGCTATGAGCTCAACAATATCACTTATAATCGCAACATATTTGACAAGGTCGGCGTCAAGCCGCCGAAAAACCTCGACGAGATGCTCGAGGTGGCCGCGAAGATCACCAAGGACGCGGGTGGGCCTTACGGCGTCGGCGTGCGCGGCTCGCGTTCCTGGGCGACCATTCATCCCGGCTTCCTCTCGGCCTATTCGAACTTCGGCCAGAAGGACTTTGTGATGGAGGGCGGCAAGCTGAAGGCCGCGATGAACACCAAGGCTTCAAAGGACTTTCACGAAAAATGGGTCAAGATGATCCAGACCTCGGGGCCGAAGAACTGGTCGACCTACACCTGGTACCAGGTCGGCACCGACCTCGGCGCCGGCGCGTCCGGCATGATCTTCGACGCCGACATTCTCGGCTACTTCATGAACGGCGGCGATAACAAGGAGAAGGGCAATCTCGGCTATGCCCCCTTCGCTGCGAACCCGGCCGCCAAGGCGCCGACGCCGAACGTCTGGATCTGGTCGCTCGCGATGTCGAGCTTCTCCAAGCAGAAGGATGCGGCCTGGATGTTCATGCAATGGGCGGCCTCCGTCGAGCACGACCTGTTCGGCGCCCGCAAGATGGACTTCGTCAATCCGGTGCGCGCCTCGGTCTGGAAGGACTCGGAGTTCCGTGACCGCATCGCGAAATCCTATCCCGGCTATCTGGAGCAGCATGACGTCTCGGCCCCGGGCGCCAAGATCTACTTCACGGCGCAGCCGCTGTTCTTCGACCTGACCACCGAATGGGCGGCATCGCTCCAGAAGATGGTCGCCAAGGAGATCACCGTCGACGAAGGCCTCGACAAGCTCGCCGACAGCATCAACCGTCAGCTCAAGCAGGCAGGTCTTGGTTGA
- a CDS encoding sugar-binding transcriptional regulator yields the protein MQPDRLATIDGEASLATRAAWLYFAAGLTQSEVADRLNIQSTKAHRLIARASREGMIRVFVEGPVAECVALENSLADRYGLSFCRVAPDLGEDDLPLKALALEGASHLRQILERGEHKIIGVGHGRTLAAMVEQLPQTPARGAQFVSLLGGLTRKFAANPFDVIHRLAERTGAEAYLLPVPVFANSVADRAVLMQQYGIADVFALARKASLLFVGIGQIHADGFLVSSGMIKPDEVVELKRAGACADLLGHFFNAEGQVLDIDLSARATSMEVADLRKHRIVAIGGGLAKVTALRAVLRSGLLHGLIIDEVTAQALVTDKPEATSGKPGNKGRKGK from the coding sequence ATGCAACCGGACAGGCTGGCGACGATTGACGGCGAAGCGTCGCTCGCGACCCGCGCGGCCTGGCTCTATTTCGCCGCCGGACTGACCCAGTCGGAGGTCGCCGACCGCCTCAACATCCAGAGCACCAAGGCGCACCGGTTGATCGCGCGCGCCAGCCGCGAGGGCATGATTCGTGTCTTCGTGGAGGGACCGGTCGCCGAATGCGTGGCGCTGGAGAACTCGCTGGCCGATCGCTACGGGCTCTCGTTCTGCCGCGTCGCGCCCGATCTTGGCGAGGACGACCTTCCTCTGAAGGCGCTGGCGCTCGAAGGGGCGAGCCACCTGCGCCAGATCCTCGAGCGCGGGGAGCACAAGATCATCGGTGTCGGCCATGGCCGCACGCTCGCCGCGATGGTGGAACAATTGCCGCAGACGCCGGCGCGCGGCGCGCAATTCGTATCGCTGCTTGGCGGACTGACGCGGAAATTCGCCGCCAATCCGTTCGACGTGATCCATCGGCTCGCCGAACGCACCGGTGCGGAGGCCTATCTTCTGCCGGTCCCCGTGTTCGCCAACTCCGTCGCCGACCGCGCGGTGCTGATGCAGCAATACGGCATCGCCGACGTGTTCGCGCTCGCCCGCAAGGCCTCGCTGCTGTTCGTCGGCATCGGCCAGATCCACGCAGACGGCTTCCTGGTGTCGAGCGGCATGATCAAGCCGGACGAGGTCGTCGAGCTGAAGCGCGCGGGCGCCTGCGCCGACCTGCTGGGCCATTTCTTCAATGCCGAGGGGCAGGTGCTCGATATCGACCTCTCGGCGCGAGCCACCTCGATGGAGGTGGCCGACTTACGGAAACACCGTATCGTCGCCATCGGCGGCGGATTGGCCAAGGTCACGGCGCTGCGCGCAGTGTTGCGTAGCGGCCTCCTGCACGGCCTCATCATCGATGAGGTGACGGCGCAGGCACTCGTTACCGACAAGCCGGAGGCAACATCCGGCAAACCCGGAAACAAGGGTCGGAAGGGAAAGTAA
- a CDS encoding FGGY-family carbohydrate kinase, with translation MTGIFLGIDVGTGGVRACAVDARGDIQGTESAALPPPRQDGDAIDQDPESWWHATVIAISKLGRSVDLEAVERVCVDGTSGTLLLIDAAGRPCTPGVMYNDARAAQEAGRIATVAPKESGAHGASSALAKLLHLLGHGEARGARFAVHQADWIAGRLAGTHGVSDENNVLKLGYDPVARSWPAWLDQLGVPHSLLPRVLVPGTPFAEIDPGIASELGLSKTTRITSGTTDGVAAFIATRADAPGDAVTSLGTTLVVKLLATQPIFAADQGVYSHRLGERWLAGGASNSGGGALLAHFSAADMERLTPQLRPEEPTGLDYYPLPKPGERFPIADPTLAARITPRPAEDHRFFQALLEGIASVEALAYQRLAALGAPPLRRVVSIGGGAKNAAWTEIRRRTLGVDVTTAEQTEASYGAALLALQGSPS, from the coding sequence ATGACGGGTATCTTCCTCGGCATCGACGTCGGAACCGGCGGGGTCCGCGCCTGCGCCGTCGATGCGCGCGGCGACATTCAGGGAACGGAATCAGCCGCCCTACCCCCGCCGCGGCAGGACGGTGATGCGATCGATCAGGATCCGGAGTCCTGGTGGCACGCGACGGTGATTGCGATCAGCAAGCTTGGACGCAGCGTCGATCTCGAAGCCGTCGAGCGCGTTTGCGTCGACGGCACGTCCGGCACACTGCTCTTGATCGACGCGGCCGGCCGGCCCTGCACGCCGGGAGTGATGTACAACGATGCACGCGCGGCGCAGGAAGCCGGACGCATTGCAACGGTCGCGCCGAAGGAAAGCGGCGCACACGGCGCGAGCAGCGCATTGGCGAAACTGCTTCATTTGCTAGGCCACGGCGAAGCGAGAGGCGCGCGCTTTGCCGTGCATCAGGCCGATTGGATTGCCGGCCGGCTTGCCGGGACCCACGGCGTCAGCGACGAGAACAACGTTCTCAAGCTCGGCTACGATCCGGTCGCGCGCAGCTGGCCGGCCTGGCTCGATCAGCTCGGCGTACCCCACTCGCTCCTGCCGCGCGTGTTGGTGCCGGGAACGCCGTTTGCCGAGATCGATCCAGGGATTGCCTCAGAGCTCGGCCTGTCGAAAACGACGCGCATCACGTCCGGCACCACCGACGGCGTCGCCGCTTTCATCGCGACGCGCGCCGATGCGCCCGGCGATGCCGTGACCTCGCTCGGAACGACGCTGGTCGTCAAGCTGCTTGCGACGCAGCCGATCTTCGCCGCGGACCAGGGCGTCTATTCGCACCGGCTTGGCGAGCGCTGGCTCGCCGGCGGCGCCTCCAATTCCGGCGGCGGCGCGCTGCTCGCGCATTTCTCGGCCGCGGACATGGAACGGCTGACACCGCAACTGCGGCCCGAAGAACCAACCGGGCTCGACTACTATCCTTTGCCAAAACCCGGCGAGCGCTTTCCGATCGCCGATCCGACACTGGCCGCACGCATCACGCCGCGCCCGGCGGAAGATCATCGCTTCTTCCAGGCGCTGCTCGAAGGCATCGCATCGGTTGAAGCCCTCGCCTATCAGCGTCTCGCCGCGCTCGGAGCACCGCCCCTGCGCCGCGTCGTCAGCATCGGCGGGGGTGCGAAGAACGCGGCATGGACTGAGATCCGGCGCCGCACGCTTGGTGTTGACGTCACGACGGCCGAGCAAACCGAGGCAAGCTACGGTGCGGCGCTGCTGGCCTTGCAGGGCAGCCCGTCATGA
- a CDS encoding TIGR01459 family HAD-type hydrolase: protein MRASTIEIDTLSAIADRFDHVLLDQWGTLHEGVAVFPAARDCVAKLKTAGKRVLVLSNSGKRARSNEERLARLGLPPTAYDGVLTSGEVTWAGLRQRSRTPFTDLGQSCFLITRGGDHSVVDGLGLSIVTGIEEADFILLAGLDDDVAEPEHWRARFATAAARRLPMLCANPDHTMFGANGLIPAPGALARFYERLGGGVAFVGKPHAPIFEAALEQLGHPDPRQVLMIGDSLDHDVAGARAKGMLTLLLGAGVHRDALAGAPDLPAAIRMLAGSQAMTPDWLMTHLTW, encoded by the coding sequence ATGAGAGCCAGCACCATCGAAATCGATACGCTGAGCGCGATCGCCGACCGGTTTGATCACGTGCTGCTCGACCAATGGGGCACGCTTCATGAAGGCGTTGCCGTCTTCCCCGCCGCGCGGGACTGCGTGGCGAAGCTCAAGACCGCGGGCAAGCGCGTGCTTGTGCTGTCGAACTCCGGCAAGCGCGCGCGCAGCAATGAAGAGCGGCTTGCAAGGCTTGGCCTGCCGCCGACGGCCTATGACGGAGTCCTGACCTCAGGCGAGGTGACCTGGGCAGGCTTGCGGCAACGCTCACGCACCCCGTTCACCGATCTCGGCCAATCATGTTTTCTCATCACGCGCGGCGGCGATCATTCCGTCGTCGATGGTCTCGGCCTCTCGATCGTGACCGGGATTGAAGAAGCCGATTTCATTCTGCTTGCCGGGCTCGACGACGACGTTGCCGAGCCCGAGCACTGGCGCGCACGCTTCGCCACGGCGGCAGCGCGGCGGTTGCCGATGCTGTGCGCCAATCCTGACCACACCATGTTCGGCGCGAACGGATTGATCCCGGCGCCGGGCGCCCTGGCGCGGTTCTACGAGAGGCTGGGCGGCGGCGTGGCGTTCGTCGGCAAGCCGCACGCGCCGATCTTCGAGGCGGCGCTGGAGCAACTCGGCCATCCCGATCCGAGGCAAGTCCTGATGATCGGCGACTCCCTCGATCACGACGTCGCCGGCGCGCGGGCCAAGGGAATGCTGACCCTGCTCCTCGGCGCGGGCGTGCACAGGGACGCGCTCGCAGGCGCCCCCGATCTGCCGGCGGCGATCCGCATGCTGGCGGGATCGCAAGCGATGACACCCGATTGGCTGATGACTCATTTGACCTGGTGA
- a CDS encoding class II aldolase/adducin family protein, whose product MREPAQLDDLRHMSARVGHNILLVQGAGGNSSIKDGDVLWVKASGTWLADAEAKDIFVPVSLGAARAALMQGDEKVPLAPDANTTLRASIETSLHALMPHPVVLHVHSVNTIAWAVRSDAREELARRLDGLAWRWLDYHHPGLPLAKAVNDILAQDVVDILILGNHGLVVGADNCAAAEALVDEVERRLALAPRSTIPADDEALRSICAGTDYRSPKDPLCHSVAIDRFSRAVATSGSLYPDHVVFLGRGLPVLEHDEDLRALTLRAQADRLPSPVALLVPGLGCVIRKDASDGAEAMLTCLGLVTCRLPLTAEVRYLSEENEHALLSWDAERYRQQLTADR is encoded by the coding sequence ATGCGGGAGCCTGCACAACTCGATGATCTCCGCCACATGTCGGCCCGCGTCGGCCACAACATCCTGCTGGTGCAGGGTGCGGGCGGCAACTCCTCGATCAAGGATGGCGACGTGCTCTGGGTGAAGGCTTCCGGCACCTGGCTTGCGGATGCGGAAGCCAAGGACATCTTCGTGCCGGTGTCGCTTGGCGCGGCACGCGCCGCGCTCATGCAAGGCGACGAAAAGGTGCCTCTCGCCCCCGACGCCAACACGACGCTGCGCGCCTCGATCGAGACCTCGCTCCACGCGCTCATGCCGCATCCGGTCGTGCTGCACGTTCATTCGGTCAACACGATCGCCTGGGCGGTGCGGTCCGACGCGCGTGAGGAGCTTGCCAGGCGCCTCGACGGCTTGGCCTGGCGCTGGCTCGACTATCACCATCCGGGACTGCCGCTGGCAAAGGCCGTGAATGATATTCTGGCGCAGGATGTCGTGGATATCCTGATCCTCGGCAACCATGGGCTGGTGGTTGGCGCTGACAACTGTGCGGCGGCAGAGGCGCTGGTGGACGAGGTCGAGAGACGGCTGGCACTCGCCCCGCGCAGTACGATCCCTGCCGATGATGAGGCCCTGCGCTCAATCTGCGCAGGCACAGACTATCGTTCGCCAAAGGACCCGCTCTGCCACAGCGTCGCGATCGACCGCTTCAGTCGTGCCGTTGCGACCAGCGGCTCGCTCTATCCGGACCACGTCGTTTTTCTCGGTCGCGGCCTGCCTGTCCTGGAACATGACGAAGATCTGCGCGCCCTGACCTTGCGAGCCCAGGCGGACCGGCTGCCGTCTCCGGTCGCACTCCTCGTTCCCGGCCTCGGCTGCGTCATTCGCAAGGATGCAAGCGATGGCGCCGAAGCGATGCTGACCTGTCTCGGACTGGTGACCTGCCGTTTGCCTCTGACGGCCGAGGTCCGCTATCTTTCCGAGGAGAATGAGCATGCGTTGCTGAGCTGGGACGCCGAGCGCTATCGCCAGCAATTGACCGCCGATCGCTGA
- a CDS encoding FAD-binding oxidoreductase → MQDDPRSHGLWALTAPAAPKTRTLVSELDVDVVVIGGGYTGMSSALHLAEGGARVAVLEACEIGFGGSGRNVGLVNAGMWVMPDALTSTLGQTFGERLIDLLGHGPQKVFDLIEKHGIDCEPERVGTLHCAVGSKGLAEIEARAEQWQRRGAPVEVLNAEEARRKIGGGDYAGALLDKRAGTIQPLAYVRGLARVALGAGAKIFTQSPVLAAREEGASWKIDTKSGSVRADWVIVATDAYAQGPWSQVRQEQIHLPYFNFATEPLSDNLKASILPERQGAWDTKQVLSSFRFDRAGRLVFGSVGALEGSGAAIHRAWAIRSLRKLFPQLADITFEAGWFGMIGMTSDNLPRFHKLDRNVIAFSGYNGRGIAPGTVFGGVLASYVLGHVAEKDLPLPVAACEEPRFRSAQEALYRAGSQLVHLTEARL, encoded by the coding sequence ATGCAGGATGATCCCCGATCGCACGGTCTTTGGGCGCTGACGGCGCCGGCCGCGCCCAAGACCAGGACGCTCGTGAGCGAGCTGGATGTCGACGTCGTCGTCATCGGCGGCGGATATACCGGCATGTCCTCTGCGCTTCATCTCGCGGAGGGCGGCGCGCGCGTCGCCGTGCTCGAAGCGTGCGAAATCGGGTTCGGCGGCTCCGGACGCAATGTCGGTCTCGTCAATGCAGGCATGTGGGTCATGCCTGATGCTCTGACCTCGACGCTGGGGCAGACCTTTGGCGAGCGCCTGATCGATCTTCTCGGTCACGGACCGCAGAAGGTGTTCGACCTCATCGAAAAGCACGGCATCGATTGCGAGCCGGAGCGCGTGGGCACGCTGCATTGCGCCGTCGGAAGCAAGGGCCTGGCCGAGATCGAGGCACGCGCGGAGCAATGGCAGCGGCGCGGTGCCCCCGTCGAAGTGCTCAACGCGGAAGAGGCGCGCCGGAAGATCGGCGGCGGCGACTACGCCGGCGCGCTGCTGGACAAGCGCGCCGGCACCATTCAGCCGCTTGCCTATGTCCGCGGCCTGGCGCGTGTCGCGCTCGGGGCGGGCGCGAAGATCTTTACCCAAAGTCCCGTTCTCGCCGCGCGTGAGGAAGGCGCCAGCTGGAAGATCGACACGAAATCGGGATCGGTCCGCGCGGATTGGGTGATCGTTGCCACCGATGCCTACGCGCAAGGTCCGTGGTCGCAGGTTCGGCAGGAGCAGATTCATCTGCCTTATTTCAATTTTGCCACCGAGCCTTTGTCGGACAATCTGAAGGCGTCGATCCTCCCCGAGCGGCAGGGAGCCTGGGACACCAAGCAGGTGCTCTCGTCGTTCCGTTTCGACCGTGCCGGCCGACTTGTGTTCGGCAGCGTCGGTGCGCTCGAGGGAAGCGGCGCCGCGATCCACAGAGCGTGGGCCATTCGTTCGTTGCGAAAATTGTTTCCGCAGCTTGCCGACATCACCTTCGAGGCCGGCTGGTTCGGGATGATCGGCATGACCTCGGACAATCTGCCGCGGTTTCACAAGCTCGACCGCAACGTCATAGCCTTCAGCGGCTACAACGGCCGGGGCATCGCGCCGGGCACGGTGTTTGGCGGCGTGCTGGCATCCTACGTGCTCGGCCACGTCGCTGAAAAAGACCTTCCGCTACCCGTCGCAGCTTGCGAGGAGCCGCGCTTTCGCTCCGCACAGGAGGCTCTCTATCGCGCCGGGTCCCAGCTCGTACATCTGACCGAAGCACGGCTGTGA
- a CDS encoding aldehyde dehydrogenase family protein, with amino-acid sequence MSVKTAPQTQAHTADLAAEADRLLTDLGVSRASYTEGTLAVQTPITGKIIGRVREVSAADAAALIAKAHAAFQVWRLVPAPKRGELVRLFGEELRANKQALGRLVSIEVGKIVSEGLGEVQEMIDICDFAVGLSRQLYGLTIATERGEHRMMESWHPLGVTGIISAFNFPVAVWAWNAALALVCGNSIVWKPSEKTPLTALATQALFDRALTRFAKEGGSAPAGLAAVLIGGRDLGEVLVDHAKVPLVSATGSTAMGRAVGPRLAKRFARAILELGGNNAAIVAPTADLDLTLRGVAFAAMGTAGQRCTTLRRLFVHESVYDGFVPRLKRAYASVTVGNPLEAGTLVGPLIDGAAYRAMQGALEAAKAAGAAIHGGERVVVEGAADAHYVRPALVEIAAQKGPVEQETFAPILYVIKYSNFDSVLELHNAVPQGLSSSIFTNDLREAETFLSARGSDCGIANVNIGPSGAEIGGAFGGEKETGGGRESGSDAWKAYMRRATNTINYGRTLPLAQGVKFDVV; translated from the coding sequence ATGTCCGTCAAAACCGCCCCTCAGACTCAAGCTCACACCGCCGATCTTGCCGCTGAGGCCGACAGGCTCCTCACCGACCTCGGCGTGAGCCGTGCGAGCTACACGGAGGGCACGCTCGCCGTGCAGACGCCGATCACCGGCAAGATCATCGGGAGGGTCAGGGAAGTCAGCGCGGCTGATGCCGCCGCGCTGATTGCGAAGGCTCATGCGGCGTTCCAGGTCTGGCGGCTCGTGCCGGCGCCGAAGCGCGGTGAGCTGGTCCGGCTGTTCGGCGAGGAGCTGCGCGCCAACAAGCAGGCTTTGGGCCGGCTGGTGTCGATCGAAGTCGGCAAGATCGTGTCCGAGGGTCTCGGTGAGGTCCAGGAGATGATCGATATCTGCGACTTCGCCGTCGGGCTGTCCCGCCAGCTCTATGGCCTGACCATCGCCACCGAGCGCGGCGAGCACAGAATGATGGAGAGCTGGCATCCGCTTGGCGTGACCGGCATCATCTCCGCCTTCAATTTCCCGGTGGCGGTCTGGGCGTGGAACGCGGCGCTGGCACTCGTCTGCGGCAACAGCATCGTCTGGAAGCCGTCCGAGAAAACCCCGCTGACTGCGCTGGCGACGCAGGCGCTGTTCGACCGCGCACTGACGCGCTTTGCGAAGGAAGGCGGCAGCGCACCCGCAGGCCTCGCGGCGGTGCTGATTGGCGGCCGCGACCTCGGCGAGGTGCTTGTCGATCATGCGAAGGTTCCGCTGGTATCGGCCACGGGCTCGACCGCGATGGGCCGGGCCGTGGGGCCGCGGCTCGCCAAGCGGTTCGCGCGCGCAATCCTCGAATTGGGCGGCAACAATGCGGCCATCGTCGCGCCGACGGCCGACCTCGACCTGACGCTGCGTGGCGTTGCCTTTGCCGCGATGGGAACCGCCGGCCAGCGTTGCACGACGCTTCGGCGTCTCTTCGTCCATGAAAGCGTGTATGACGGCTTTGTCCCGCGACTGAAGCGGGCCTACGCATCTGTTACGGTCGGCAATCCCCTGGAGGCCGGCACGCTGGTTGGTCCGTTGATCGACGGCGCGGCCTATCGTGCGATGCAGGGTGCTCTCGAGGCCGCCAAGGCGGCAGGCGCTGCCATTCACGGTGGCGAGCGGGTTGTCGTCGAGGGGGCCGCTGACGCGCACTACGTTCGCCCGGCGCTGGTCGAGATTGCGGCTCAGAAGGGACCCGTCGAGCAGGAGACCTTCGCACCAATCCTCTATGTGATCAAATACAGCAATTTCGATTCCGTCCTCGAACTGCACAATGCCGTTCCGCAAGGCCTCTCCTCGTCGATCTTCACCAATGATTTGCGCGAAGCCGAGACCTTCCTGTCGGCGCGCGGCTCCGATTGCGGGATCGCCAACGTCAATATCGGTCCGTCCGGAGCGGAGATCGGCGGCGCGTTTGGCGGCGAGAAGGAGACCGGCGGCGGACGCGAGTCCGGGTCCGATGCGTGGAAGGCCTATATGCGACGGGCCACGAACACCATCAATTATGGCCGGACGCTGCCGCTGGCCCAGGGCGTCAAGTTCGACGTGGTGTGA
- a CDS encoding response regulator transcription factor: MTEAILAGVRGFLFKSDARNHLISAIEALLDGRPYFTSLLLEKLLHDYQLNKNKSATLLTSREQSVVQLIAEGHTNRSISTILKLSVKTVETHRASAMRKLGMSSTAELVRYAIRKRLVAP; encoded by the coding sequence TTGACCGAAGCCATCCTGGCGGGAGTGCGCGGTTTCCTGTTCAAGTCGGACGCCAGGAACCACCTGATTTCCGCCATCGAGGCGCTGCTCGACGGCAGGCCTTACTTCACGAGCCTCCTGCTGGAGAAGCTGCTCCACGACTATCAGCTCAACAAGAACAAGTCGGCCACGTTGCTCACGTCGCGCGAGCAGAGCGTGGTTCAGCTCATTGCCGAAGGACATACCAACAGGTCCATCAGCACCATCCTGAAGCTGAGCGTGAAGACGGTCGAGACCCATCGTGCATCGGCGATGCGCAAGCTTGGGATGTCGTCGACGGCTGAGCTGGTCCGCTATGCCATCCGCAAGAGATTGGTGGCGCCGTGA
- a CDS encoding SDR family oxidoreductase, whose product MTETSYPCLAGQVVLITGGASGIGAAFVRAFAAQKARIAFFDIDTDAGEALVREVTDAGGAAPLFVPCDLLDIDALRAALARVHGTLGDAAVLVNNAANDQRQVLSEVTPAEFDWVIGVNLKHVFFAAQAVVPQMQARGGGSIINMSSIAWMRGAPALPVYAAAKAAIVGFTNSLARLVGPDRIRVNAIAPGMVITERQRRLWYPDEQKITELRTRQAIPDAVTPEDIARMALFLASDDSKRVTRQCFQVDAGLG is encoded by the coding sequence ATGACCGAGACGAGTTATCCCTGCCTCGCGGGCCAGGTGGTGTTGATCACCGGAGGCGCCAGCGGCATTGGCGCGGCCTTCGTGCGCGCGTTCGCGGCCCAAAAGGCCCGCATCGCCTTCTTCGATATCGACACGGATGCCGGTGAAGCCTTGGTGCGGGAGGTGACAGACGCAGGCGGCGCGGCGCCGCTCTTCGTGCCGTGCGACTTGCTCGACATCGACGCTCTGCGCGCGGCGTTGGCGCGGGTCCACGGCACGCTTGGCGATGCTGCGGTGCTGGTCAATAATGCTGCCAACGACCAGCGCCAGGTGCTGTCTGAGGTGACACCGGCAGAATTCGACTGGGTGATCGGCGTCAACCTCAAGCACGTCTTTTTCGCGGCGCAAGCCGTCGTGCCGCAGATGCAGGCGCGGGGCGGTGGTTCGATCATCAACATGTCGTCGATCGCATGGATGCGTGGCGCGCCGGCGCTGCCGGTATACGCCGCAGCCAAGGCCGCGATCGTCGGCTTCACAAACTCGCTCGCCCGGCTGGTCGGCCCGGACCGCATTCGCGTCAACGCGATTGCGCCCGGCATGGTGATCACGGAGCGTCAGCGTCGGCTCTGGTATCCCGACGAGCAAAAGATTACCGAGCTTCGCACGCGGCAAGCCATTCCGGACGCAGTGACGCCGGAGGATATTGCGCGGATGGCACTGTTTCTGGCGTCCGACGACAGCAAACGCGTGACGCGCCAGTGCTTCCAGGTCGACGCTGGGCTCGGTTAG